The proteins below come from a single Rhizobium tropici CIAT 899 genomic window:
- a CDS encoding L,D-transpeptidase has translation MMKHAVLCAAGALSLLASTAFADDRYQSRPPVIVSPDLTAPWVMQLGGGNVQPVVYPRPMARRAADPRMEQQANPQVRQIVQPRGLFARPAVQQVAMARPQYPAVRGQIDPQFLPQIVDYQTKEKPGSIVIDTNNRFLYLVMDDGKARRYGVGVGKPGFEWAGAHTVTRKQEWPDWTPPAEMISREAAKGHYLPAHMEGGEGNPLGARAMYLGSTLYRIHGTNAPWTIGNAVSSGCIRLRNEDVIDLYNRVKVGTRVTVM, from the coding sequence ATGATGAAACATGCCGTTCTGTGTGCCGCGGGCGCCCTGAGCCTGCTTGCCTCCACCGCCTTTGCCGACGATCGCTATCAGTCGCGCCCGCCCGTCATCGTCAGTCCCGATCTGACCGCCCCCTGGGTGATGCAGCTCGGCGGCGGCAATGTGCAGCCGGTCGTCTATCCCCGCCCAATGGCGCGGCGCGCCGCCGATCCCAGAATGGAGCAGCAGGCCAATCCACAGGTGCGTCAGATCGTGCAGCCGCGCGGTCTGTTTGCCCGCCCGGCCGTGCAGCAGGTCGCCATGGCCCGCCCGCAATATCCGGCAGTCCGAGGCCAGATCGATCCGCAGTTCCTGCCGCAGATCGTAGACTACCAGACCAAGGAAAAGCCCGGCAGCATCGTCATCGACACCAATAACCGCTTTCTTTATCTGGTAATGGATGACGGCAAGGCGCGGCGCTATGGCGTCGGCGTCGGCAAACCCGGCTTCGAATGGGCTGGCGCCCATACCGTAACCCGCAAGCAGGAATGGCCGGACTGGACGCCGCCCGCCGAGATGATCTCGCGCGAAGCCGCCAAGGGCCATTACCTGCCGGCACACATGGAAGGCGGCGAAGGCAATCCGCTCGGCGCCCGCGCCATGTATCTCGGCTCCACCCTCTATCGCATCCATGGCACCAACGCCCCCTGGACGATCGGCAATGCCGTCTCCTCCGGCTGCATCCGGCTTCGCAACGAGGATGTCATCGACCTCTATAACCGCGTAAAGGTCGGCACCCGCGTCACCGTCATGTAA
- a CDS encoding LysR family transcriptional regulator, giving the protein MTDMLNGIPEFVEAVEAGGFSAAAARMNLSRSAIGKTIAKLEGRLNVRLFHRTTRMQSLTDEGQAFYERCRRALDEIQSGEAMLESGKREVTGRLRISMPVLFGRRCAAPLLLELARVHPKLELDLSFSDRVVDLFDEGFDLAIRNGVLRDEAGLAARKIALHRMTLCASPDYLAARGTPQTIADLDSHDLVVYARSGEAKRWTFLQGDGAAVDYFPQTRLRLDDLEVIADAAAAGMGITWLPCWLVRGYVHAGKLMPVLNVSSRPVNVYAIWPQVPQLSLKMRVVIDLLAERLPAIMG; this is encoded by the coding sequence ATGACCGACATGCTCAACGGCATTCCCGAATTCGTGGAGGCGGTCGAGGCCGGCGGCTTTTCGGCCGCGGCGGCGCGCATGAATCTCTCGCGCTCGGCGATCGGCAAGACGATCGCGAAGCTGGAGGGACGCCTGAATGTGCGCCTGTTTCACCGCACCACCCGCATGCAGAGTCTGACGGATGAGGGGCAAGCTTTCTACGAGCGCTGCCGCCGGGCGCTGGACGAGATACAGTCCGGCGAGGCCATGCTGGAATCGGGTAAGCGCGAAGTTACCGGACGTCTGCGCATCTCCATGCCGGTGCTCTTCGGTCGTCGTTGTGCTGCACCGCTGCTGCTTGAACTGGCACGTGTCCATCCCAAGCTTGAACTCGACCTTTCCTTCAGTGATCGCGTGGTCGACCTCTTCGACGAGGGCTTCGATCTCGCCATTCGCAATGGCGTGTTGCGGGACGAAGCCGGTCTTGCTGCCCGCAAGATCGCCCTCCATCGCATGACGCTATGCGCCTCCCCGGATTATCTCGCTGCTAGAGGTACGCCGCAGACCATTGCCGATCTCGATAGCCACGATCTCGTCGTCTATGCGAGATCCGGGGAAGCCAAGAGATGGACCTTTCTGCAGGGCGACGGTGCAGCCGTCGACTATTTTCCGCAGACGCGATTGCGTCTGGATGACCTGGAGGTCATTGCGGATGCGGCCGCCGCCGGGATGGGCATTACGTGGCTACCCTGCTGGCTGGTACGGGGCTATGTGCACGCAGGCAAGCTCATGCCGGTGCTCAATGTCTCCAGCCGGCCCGTCAACGTCTACGCCATCTGGCCGCAGGTGCCGCAGCTTTCGCTAAAGATGCGCGTGGTCATCGACCTGCTCGCAGAGCGCCTGCCCGCAATCATGGGCTGA
- a CDS encoding L,D-transpeptidase produces MKAALSIVTAGVVAACLLTASNAAAFTASTPITAPVARTDVIRVAMEPQGQVKPQFQRRMVRLATNEEPGTVIVDTNNKYLYLVEGNNRARRYGIGVGRDGFGWSGVVKVGRKAEWPGWTPPPEMIVREAKKGHKLPAFQEGGEDNPLGARAMYLYRNGNDTAFRIHGTNQPWSIGLNMSSGCIRMMNKDVMDLYDRVPVGTKVIVVGPGNKQGEVSYQDRGVDVLRTLFGG; encoded by the coding sequence ATGAAAGCAGCATTGTCGATCGTGACGGCAGGTGTCGTCGCGGCGTGTCTTCTTACAGCGTCGAACGCAGCAGCCTTCACCGCTTCGACACCTATTACGGCGCCGGTCGCCCGCACCGACGTGATCCGGGTCGCAATGGAGCCGCAGGGCCAGGTGAAGCCGCAGTTCCAGCGGCGGATGGTGCGGCTGGCGACGAACGAGGAGCCGGGCACCGTCATCGTCGACACCAACAACAAGTATCTCTACCTCGTCGAAGGCAATAACCGCGCAAGACGCTATGGCATCGGCGTCGGCCGCGATGGTTTCGGCTGGTCCGGCGTCGTCAAGGTCGGCCGCAAGGCGGAATGGCCCGGCTGGACGCCGCCGCCGGAAATGATCGTGCGCGAAGCCAAGAAGGGCCACAAACTGCCGGCCTTTCAGGAAGGTGGCGAGGACAATCCGCTCGGCGCGCGCGCCATGTATCTCTACCGTAACGGCAACGACACCGCCTTCCGCATCCATGGCACCAACCAGCCCTGGAGCATCGGCCTCAACATGTCCTCCGGCTGCATCCGCATGATGAACAAGGACGTGATGGATCTCTATGATCGCGTCCCCGTCGGCACCAAGGTCATCGTCGTTGGTCCCGGCAACAAGCAGGGCGAAGTCAGCTATCAGGATCGCGGCGTCGATGTGTTGAGGACGCTGTTCGGCGGCTGA
- a CDS encoding outer membrane protein, which translates to MHRAFRIKQPAFAALATSAFIFAASSASAEMQFSAYGGIQGATGSNVTTSDGADFDPNWSGKSFKMPPYFGFRGIWWLDQFDKPNWGVSLDYTHAKVYGDLGNTPGWSHFEFTDGLNMLTLNALYRFQDSSRNWTPYVGLGAGINVPHVEVTRSSGTTFDYQFGGASLQAQAGVSYQFAKHWSTFVEYKGNYNFVNNVSIDSGDTLKTKVFTHALNFGVSFNF; encoded by the coding sequence ATGCATCGTGCATTTCGCATCAAGCAGCCGGCATTCGCCGCGCTTGCGACTTCCGCATTCATATTTGCAGCAAGCTCTGCCTCGGCGGAGATGCAATTTTCCGCTTACGGCGGCATACAGGGCGCGACAGGCAGCAATGTGACCACGTCGGACGGCGCTGATTTCGACCCCAACTGGTCCGGAAAATCCTTCAAGATGCCGCCCTATTTCGGCTTCCGCGGCATCTGGTGGCTTGACCAGTTCGACAAGCCGAACTGGGGCGTGTCGCTCGATTATACCCATGCGAAGGTCTACGGCGATCTCGGCAATACGCCAGGCTGGTCGCATTTCGAATTCACCGACGGCCTGAACATGCTGACGCTGAATGCGCTCTACCGCTTCCAGGATTCGAGCCGCAACTGGACACCCTATGTCGGTCTCGGCGCCGGCATCAACGTGCCGCACGTCGAAGTCACCCGCTCGTCGGGCACGACTTTCGACTACCAGTTCGGCGGCGCTTCGCTGCAGGCGCAGGCGGGCGTCAGCTACCAATTCGCCAAGCACTGGTCGACCTTCGTCGAATACAAGGGCAACTACAACTTCGTGAACAACGTCTCGATCGACAGCGGCGACACGCTGAAGACCAAGGTTTTCACCCACGCTCTCAACTTCGGCGTGTCGTTCAACTTCTGA
- a CDS encoding 2'-5' RNA ligase family protein — MPYAIVLKCTDETATPVLDLWREASRFETAPSMQALNYPPHLTFAVYQDIALPSLFTAAQKAFAGVPPISVEFSGIGHFPNEMLVLWARPVDDHVLRQIHRAIHDEIDPALCHEHSRPDYWQPHCTIAMKIPTVTREEALTWAKATPAKFTLVLDVVDCIRFPPVEILQEVKLQS, encoded by the coding sequence ATGCCATACGCGATCGTCTTGAAATGCACGGATGAAACGGCCACGCCGGTTCTGGATCTTTGGCGGGAGGCGAGCCGCTTCGAAACCGCGCCATCGATGCAAGCACTGAACTATCCGCCGCATCTGACCTTCGCGGTCTATCAGGATATCGCCCTGCCTTCACTTTTCACAGCGGCCCAGAAGGCTTTCGCGGGTGTGCCGCCTATATCGGTCGAATTCTCCGGGATCGGCCATTTTCCCAACGAGATGCTGGTGCTCTGGGCACGCCCTGTCGACGATCATGTGCTCAGACAGATACACCGAGCCATTCACGACGAGATCGACCCTGCCCTTTGCCACGAGCATTCCCGCCCGGATTACTGGCAGCCGCATTGCACCATTGCGATGAAGATCCCCACAGTCACGAGGGAAGAGGCGCTAACATGGGCAAAGGCGACGCCTGCGAAGTTCACGCTCGTCCTCGATGTGGTGGATTGCATCCGCTTTCCGCCTGTCGAAATCCTGCAGGAAGTCAAACTGCAGTCTTGA
- a CDS encoding DNA-3-methyladenine glycosylase I, which yields MAETGIITGEDGKDRCFWHGNLPEYQRYHDKEWGRPVDDDIRLFEKICLEGFQSGLSWLTILRKRENFRAAFAGFDFEKVARFGDADIERCLADAGIIRHRGKIVSTINNANRAIELRDEFGSLARYFWSHEPGASERPEVFDLAHLRANPTTAASVRISKDLKKRGWTFVGPTTVYAFMQAMGLVNDHIEGCYCRKEVEAMRCALVRP from the coding sequence ATGGCCGAAACGGGCATCATCACCGGCGAAGATGGTAAGGACCGCTGCTTCTGGCACGGCAATCTGCCGGAATATCAGCGCTATCACGACAAGGAATGGGGCCGCCCGGTCGACGACGACATCAGGCTCTTCGAGAAGATCTGCCTCGAGGGCTTTCAGTCGGGCCTCTCCTGGCTGACGATCCTGCGTAAGCGCGAAAATTTCCGCGCCGCCTTTGCCGGTTTCGATTTCGAGAAGGTCGCCAGATTTGGCGATGCCGACATCGAGCGCTGCCTTGCCGATGCCGGCATCATCCGCCATCGCGGCAAGATCGTCTCCACCATCAACAATGCCAATCGCGCTATCGAGCTGCGCGACGAATTCGGTTCGCTCGCCCGCTATTTCTGGAGCCACGAACCGGGCGCCTCGGAGCGGCCCGAAGTCTTCGATCTGGCCCATCTGCGCGCCAATCCGACGACGGCGGCTTCGGTGCGGATTTCGAAGGATCTGAAGAAGCGCGGCTGGACCTTTGTCGGCCCGACCACAGTTTATGCTTTCATGCAGGCCATGGGCCTCGTCAACGATCACATCGAAGGCTGCTATTGCCGGAAAGAGGTGGAGGCGATGCGTTGCGCGTTGGTGCGGCCGTGA
- a CDS encoding zinc-dependent alcohol dehydrogenase family protein: MTKTMKRWTLETIAVGAPLNLTETAIPSPARGEVLVRVKAVSLNYRDKLVRETGMGLPIQFPFVPASDMAGVIEAVGDDVTRFAVGDRVISTFHPDWIDGKPLGDARTPPYKTLGGFYPGVLSEYVAMPEDWLVSAPQSLDYAEASTLPCAGLTAWFALVERGKVKPGDSVLVQGTGGVALFGLQIAAAQGAEVFVTSSGQEKLERAKALGAHHGIDRNKSNWVEEVYRLTNDQGIDHIFEIAGGPNFAQSLKAVAPQGRISVIGVLEGFDISGPVAPLLLKSPTVQGISVGHRRSLEDFVHAVDSIGLKPVIDHRYALGEASAAFDHLDRGPFGKIVIDL; this comes from the coding sequence ATGACGAAGACCATGAAGCGTTGGACCCTCGAGACGATCGCCGTCGGCGCTCCCTTGAATCTGACGGAAACCGCCATTCCCTCGCCGGCGCGCGGCGAAGTGCTCGTGCGGGTGAAAGCCGTTTCGCTGAACTATCGCGATAAGCTCGTCCGCGAAACCGGCATGGGCCTGCCGATCCAATTTCCCTTCGTACCGGCCTCCGATATGGCAGGCGTCATCGAAGCGGTGGGAGACGATGTCACCAGATTTGCCGTTGGAGATCGGGTCATTTCGACCTTCCATCCCGACTGGATCGACGGCAAGCCGCTCGGCGATGCCCGTACACCGCCCTACAAGACGCTGGGCGGTTTTTATCCCGGGGTGCTCTCCGAATATGTTGCCATGCCGGAGGACTGGCTCGTCTCGGCGCCTCAGAGCCTCGATTATGCCGAGGCAAGCACCTTGCCCTGCGCTGGCCTGACGGCCTGGTTTGCGCTGGTGGAGCGCGGCAAGGTCAAGCCTGGCGATAGCGTGCTGGTGCAAGGAACGGGCGGCGTGGCGCTGTTCGGGCTGCAGATCGCCGCGGCCCAAGGCGCCGAGGTGTTCGTGACCTCCTCCGGACAGGAAAAGCTCGAACGGGCCAAGGCTTTGGGCGCTCATCACGGCATCGACCGCAACAAAAGCAATTGGGTGGAAGAGGTCTATCGTCTCACCAACGATCAGGGCATTGATCATATTTTCGAAATAGCCGGCGGGCCGAATTTCGCCCAATCGCTGAAGGCGGTGGCGCCGCAAGGCCGCATTTCCGTCATCGGCGTCCTTGAGGGCTTCGACATCTCCGGTCCGGTGGCACCGCTGCTGTTGAAGTCTCCCACCGTGCAGGGCATCAGCGTCGGCCACCGCCGCTCGCTCGAAGATTTCGTGCACGCGGTCGACAGCATCGGCCTGAAGCCCGTCATCGACCATCGCTATGCACTCGGCGAGGCATCCGCCGCCTTCGATCATCTCGATCGCGGCCCCTTCGGCAAGATCGTCATTGATCTTTAA
- a CDS encoding HAD family hydrolase, with amino-acid sequence MTQRPLTTIGFDADDTLWQNEQFYRLTELQFTELLADHAASDVISARLLEAEKRNLRHYGFGIKGFTLSMIETAIEITEGEVPSTVIAQILDIGRDLLAHPVETLPHVRQTLEALSGKYLLVLITKGDLFDQERKLAQSGLGDLFDAVEIVSDKNASTYRRIFSKVGDGPERAMMIGNSLKSDIVPALAAGSYGVFVPHELTWSFEHVEEPTDAPRFRKIGHLGELHGVIEALQ; translated from the coding sequence ATGACGCAACGCCCCCTAACGACAATCGGCTTCGATGCCGACGACACGCTCTGGCAGAACGAACAGTTCTACCGGCTGACGGAACTGCAGTTTACCGAGCTACTCGCCGATCACGCCGCAAGCGACGTCATTTCCGCACGGCTGCTGGAGGCGGAAAAGCGCAATCTTCGTCACTACGGCTTCGGCATAAAAGGCTTTACGCTCTCTATGATCGAGACGGCCATCGAGATCACCGAAGGCGAAGTGCCATCGACCGTCATCGCGCAGATCCTCGATATCGGCCGCGATCTTCTCGCCCATCCAGTCGAAACACTGCCGCATGTGCGTCAGACACTGGAGGCCCTCTCGGGAAAATATCTGCTTGTCCTGATCACCAAGGGCGATCTTTTCGATCAGGAGCGCAAGCTTGCGCAATCCGGGCTCGGCGATCTCTTCGATGCCGTCGAGATCGTCTCGGACAAGAACGCGTCGACCTATCGCCGCATCTTTTCCAAAGTGGGCGATGGACCGGAACGGGCTATGATGATCGGCAATTCGCTGAAATCGGATATCGTTCCCGCGCTCGCTGCCGGCAGCTACGGTGTCTTCGTGCCGCACGAGCTTACATGGTCGTTCGAGCATGTGGAGGAACCGACCGACGCGCCGCGTTTCCGCAAGATCGGTCATCTCGGCGAGCTGCATGGCGTGATCGAAGCGTTGCAGTAA
- a CDS encoding aldo/keto reductase: MRYNQLGNTGLFVSELCLGTMTFGEANPNTPWGSIADVDQALADKIVEGSLAAGVNFIDTADVYSFGNSEKLLGQALKNLGVPRKDVVIATKVYGVMGDNPNDRGASRGHIMDSVQASLDRLQTDHIDLYQIHGTDIVTPIDETLRALDDLVSRGLVRYIGVSNWQAWRIAKAPGISERRGFARFETVQAYYSIAGRDLEREIVPVMAEEKLGLMVWSPLAGGLLSGKYGPGAPGNGEGRRASFDFPPVDKDRAWACVAAMRDVAEKHGSSVATVALAWILAKPFVTSIIIGAKRLDQLDQNLAAVKLKLDAEDMTKLAEVSALAPEYPGWMLARQSAQRVPQPFEPKA, encoded by the coding sequence ATGCGTTACAACCAACTCGGCAATACCGGCCTTTTCGTCTCCGAACTTTGCCTGGGCACGATGACCTTCGGTGAGGCCAATCCCAACACTCCCTGGGGCTCGATCGCCGATGTCGATCAGGCGCTCGCCGACAAGATCGTCGAAGGCTCGCTTGCCGCCGGTGTCAACTTCATCGACACCGCCGACGTCTATTCCTTCGGCAATTCCGAAAAGCTGCTCGGCCAGGCCCTGAAGAATCTCGGCGTTCCCCGCAAGGATGTCGTCATCGCCACCAAGGTCTATGGCGTCATGGGCGACAACCCGAACGACCGGGGTGCCTCGCGCGGCCATATCATGGACTCGGTGCAGGCCAGCCTGGATCGTCTGCAGACTGATCATATCGATCTCTATCAGATCCATGGGACGGATATCGTGACACCGATCGACGAGACGTTGCGGGCGCTGGACGATCTCGTTTCGCGCGGTCTGGTTCGCTATATCGGCGTTTCCAACTGGCAGGCATGGCGCATCGCCAAGGCGCCCGGCATTTCCGAACGCCGCGGCTTTGCCCGCTTCGAAACGGTGCAGGCCTATTATTCCATCGCAGGCCGCGATCTGGAGCGCGAAATCGTGCCTGTCATGGCTGAGGAAAAGCTGGGGCTGATGGTCTGGTCGCCGCTGGCAGGTGGTCTGCTCTCGGGTAAGTATGGTCCGGGCGCTCCCGGCAATGGCGAGGGACGGCGTGCGAGCTTCGATTTCCCGCCCGTCGACAAGGACCGCGCCTGGGCCTGCGTCGCCGCCATGCGCGACGTGGCGGAGAAGCACGGCTCCAGCGTCGCAACAGTGGCGCTTGCCTGGATCCTGGCGAAGCCTTTTGTCACCAGCATTATCATCGGTGCCAAGCGTCTCGACCAGCTCGACCAGAATCTGGCCGCCGTCAAGCTGAAGCTCGATGCCGAGGATATGACGAAGCTCGCTGAGGTCAGCGCGCTTGCGCCCGAATATCCCGGCTGGATGCTCGCACGCCAGAGCGCCCAGCGCGTGCCACAGCCCTTCGAGCCGAAGGCCTGA
- the hisS gene encoding histidine--tRNA ligase, with amino-acid sequence MSDKQKKPQKLKARLPRGFVDRSASDIRAVNEMTSKIRAVYEHYGFDPVETPLFEYTDALGKFLPDSDRPNEGVFSLQDDDEQWMSLRYDLTAPLARHVAENFNEIQLPYRTYRAGYVFRNEKPGPGRFRQFMQFDADTVGAPGVQADAEMCMMMADTLEALGINRGDYVIRVNNRKVLDGVLEAIGLGGDDKVAQRLNVLRAIDKLDKFGPEGVALLLGPGRKDESGDFTKGAGLNADQIEKVLFFVGIKDYAESAAQLAELVAGTSKGGEGVEELNFIGSLVTSAGYQSDRIKIDPSVVRGLEYYTGPVYEAELLFDVTNEKGEKVVFGSVGGGGRYDGLVSRFMGQPVPAAGISIGVSRLMTALKNLGKLGMEEVIEPVLVTVMDGDVDAMGRYQRFTQQLRAAGIRAEMFQGNWKKFGNQLKYADRRGCPIAIIQGGDERAQGVVQIKDLIEGKRLSGEIEDNASWREARVAQETAPEAELVEKVKAILAAQAEDRKRALGNV; translated from the coding sequence ATGAGCGACAAACAAAAGAAACCGCAGAAGCTCAAGGCCCGCCTGCCGCGTGGCTTTGTCGATCGTTCGGCCAGCGACATTCGCGCCGTCAACGAGATGACCTCCAAGATCCGGGCCGTTTATGAGCATTATGGTTTCGATCCTGTCGAAACGCCGCTGTTCGAATATACCGATGCGCTCGGCAAGTTCCTGCCCGATAGCGACCGGCCGAATGAAGGCGTTTTCTCGCTTCAGGATGACGACGAGCAGTGGATGTCGCTGCGCTATGACCTGACGGCGCCGCTCGCCCGTCATGTCGCCGAGAATTTCAACGAGATCCAGCTTCCCTACCGCACCTATCGTGCCGGCTACGTCTTCCGCAACGAGAAGCCAGGCCCGGGCCGCTTCCGCCAGTTCATGCAGTTCGACGCCGATACCGTCGGCGCGCCAGGCGTGCAGGCGGATGCCGAGATGTGCATGATGATGGCTGACACGCTGGAGGCCTTGGGCATCAACCGTGGCGACTATGTGATCCGCGTCAACAACCGCAAGGTTCTCGACGGCGTGTTGGAAGCGATCGGCCTCGGCGGCGACGACAAGGTCGCACAGCGCCTCAACGTGTTGCGTGCCATCGACAAGCTCGACAAGTTCGGCCCCGAAGGCGTGGCACTGCTGCTCGGCCCCGGCCGCAAGGACGAGTCCGGTGATTTCACCAAGGGTGCCGGCCTAAACGCCGATCAGATCGAGAAGGTGCTCTTCTTCGTCGGCATCAAGGACTATGCAGAAAGTGCCGCCCAGCTTGCCGAGCTTGTCGCCGGCACGTCCAAAGGCGGCGAAGGCGTCGAAGAGCTGAATTTCATCGGCAGCCTCGTCACTAGCGCCGGCTATCAATCGGATCGTATCAAGATCGATCCGTCCGTCGTGCGTGGGCTCGAATATTACACCGGCCCGGTCTACGAAGCCGAGCTGCTGTTCGACGTCACCAACGAGAAGGGCGAGAAGGTCGTGTTCGGTTCGGTCGGTGGCGGCGGCCGTTATGACGGGCTCGTCTCACGCTTCATGGGCCAGCCGGTGCCGGCCGCCGGTATTTCCATTGGTGTGTCGCGCCTGATGACGGCGCTGAAGAACCTCGGCAAGCTCGGCATGGAAGAGGTGATCGAGCCCGTGCTCGTCACCGTCATGGATGGCGATGTCGACGCCATGGGACGCTACCAGCGTTTCACGCAGCAGCTGCGCGCTGCCGGCATCCGCGCCGAGATGTTCCAGGGCAATTGGAAGAAGTTCGGCAATCAGCTGAAATATGCCGACCGCCGCGGCTGCCCGATCGCCATCATCCAGGGCGGCGACGAGCGTGCACAGGGTGTCGTCCAGATCAAGGATTTGATCGAAGGCAAACGCCTTTCCGGCGAGATCGAGGATAATGCCAGCTGGCGTGAGGCTCGCGTGGCGCAGGAAACGGCGCCGGAGGCCGAACTGGTCGAGAAGGTCAAGGCTATCTTAGCTGCACAGGCGGAAGACCGGAAGAGGGCGCTCGGCAATGTC
- the copM gene encoding CopM family metallochaperone, with translation MSTSKSLMLAGAFVLAIALPAYADDMKGMDMSKPMGDQGASSKAFTDAMGKMHKDMMIHYSGDADADFVRGMIPHHQGAIDMAKIELKYGKDPELRKMAEGIITAQEAEIKEMKAWLKKHGK, from the coding sequence ATGTCCACCTCAAAATCGCTGATGCTGGCCGGCGCATTCGTCCTTGCCATCGCCCTTCCTGCCTATGCCGACGACATGAAGGGCATGGATATGAGCAAGCCGATGGGAGACCAAGGTGCGTCCAGCAAGGCTTTCACCGACGCCATGGGCAAGATGCACAAGGACATGATGATCCACTACAGCGGCGATGCGGACGCAGATTTCGTCCGCGGCATGATCCCGCATCATCAAGGCGCGATCGACATGGCCAAGATCGAGCTGAAATACGGCAAGGATCCCGAACTGCGCAAAATGGCGGAGGGCATCATCACCGCGCAGGAAGCCGAGATCAAGGAAATGAAAGCCTGGCTGAAGAAGCACGGCAAGTAA